GACGTAGCCCAGCTCGACCACCTCGTCGCCCACCGGGAACTGCCAGCCCGCCTCCGCCTCGGCCTTCTCGGCCACGTAGCCGCCCCCGCCGGAGGTGAACATCTCGAAGCCGGTCCGCAGGAAGTGGTTGAGCCAGATCGTCCCCTCGGTCCCGGCGACCTCGTCGCGCAGGTCCATGCCCCCCCGGAAGGTCCAGCTGACCTCGAACTGCCCGATGGCGCCGCTCTCGAAGCGGATCAGGGCGATGGCGTTGTCCTCGGCCTCGATGGGGTGGACCAGGGTGTCCTTCCAGCACATCACCTCGACGGGCCGGTTCCCCTTGCCCACGAACGAGCGCACGATCTCGATGCAGTGGCAGCCGAGATCGACGATGGCGCCGCCCCCGGCCTGCCCGGCGTCCCAGAACCAGGCGCTGTGCGGCCCCGGATGGGTCTCCCGGCTCCGCACCCAGAGCACGTCGCCGATGGCCCCGGACCGGGTCGAGGCGATGGCCTTGAGCGTCTTCGGGGTGTAGACGAGATCCTCCAGATAGCCGCCGAACACGCCGGCCCGCTCCACGACCTCCAGGATCCGCCGCGCCTCGTCGGCGCTGCGGGCCAGCGGCTTGGTCACCAGCACCGCCTTGCCGGCCGCGGCCGCGGCCTCGACCGCCTCCAGGTGCATGTGGTTGGGCAGCCCGACCACCAC
This genomic stretch from Actinomycetota bacterium harbors:
- a CDS encoding Gfo/Idh/MocA family oxidoreductase, whose protein sequence is MSTAHGVAMLGTGLIGDFYTMTLHGQRGRDRVQVVYSRSEERGAAFRERWGVPVSTTSVEEAVGHPDVDTVVVGLPNHMHLEAVEAAAAAGKAVLVTKPLARSADEARRILEVVERAGVFGGYLEDLVYTPKTLKAIASTRSGAIGDVLWVRSRETHPGPHSAWFWDAGQAGGGAIVDLGCHCIEIVRSFVGKGNRPVEVMCWKDTLVHPIEAEDNAIALIRFESGAIGQFEVSWTFRGGMDLRDEVAGTEGTIWLNHFLRTGFEMFTSGGGGYVAEKAEAEAGWQFPVGDEVVELGYVDMFTDMFDAMEAGREPVETLYDGYVVNAIMDACYRSAEARTWVPVELEWRGGQTPRVSRPERTEDGLVVIKEEHLPDGRRKLILKDPATGAFVDRVRG